The Sinomonas sp. P10A9 genome contains the following window.
GGGCAGTGGCGGCCGTCTCAGTAGCGCTGGCCGGCCTCGGGATGGGACTCGAGCTCGCGCTCGGCCTCGGCGTGCATGCGCCGCTCCACGAAGAAGCTCAGGAACGGCACGACTCCGCCGAGCGCCATGAGGATGAACCTCGTGAACGGCCAGCGCATGAGCGACCAGACGCGGAAGTTCGAGATCAGATAGATCACGTACATCCACCCGTGCACGATGAGGATCGTGATCGATACGTTGGCGCCGCCTACCACGCCGGCCGGCTCAGCATCGGCGAAGCCGAACCCGAAGGACTTGCCGGTGAACGCGTCCGACCCGCCCGCGTAGAGGAACTGCCCGAACGCGTAGCGGGCGATCATCTCCGCGCAGAGCAGGAGGAGCATGGTGCCCGTGACGTAGGCCGCGACGCGGTAGAACTTCAGGGCCGAGCGAATCTGGGCAACAGTGCCGCCGAAGCGGCGCTGACCCGTGGTGCGGCCCGCTGCGGGCTTGGGATCGATCACGGTGTTCCTCCGGTTTCGGACGATGCCTTGCTGGCATCCGGGGTGGTCTGTTCGCGGGCCGCGGCGTCGGCCAGCTCGTCCTGGGTCCGCTCGTAGTCGTCGCGCACGAGCCGCCACCACAGGAAGATGGAGAAGCCGGCGAAGACGACCCACTCGACCGCGTAGAAGATGTTGAGCCAGTTGACCGGCTGCTCGAGCGGCTGGGCCGCAATCGAGAGCGGCTCAAGGCCAGCGGCTGCGGGGACCGGTGTTCCAGCGGGCGAGGCCTGCGCGGTGACGCTGACGAATCCCGCATAGCTGGGAACGTCCCACACGTTGATGAGCTGCGCCACCGAGACGGAGGCGATCTGGCCAGGGGCGAGGTCGTGCTCTGCCTTGGGTGCCTCGGACGGCAGGAGCCGGCCCGTGAGCGTGAGGGCGCCGGACGGCGGGGGGCTGGCCTGTCCGGGCGAGGCGATCCATCCGCGGGCCACGGGGATCACGGTGCCGCGCTCACCGCCCACGGCGGGCGCGCCGTCGACCGTGAAGGCAGTGACGACCCACCAGCCCGTGCGGCCGTCCTGGAGGCGGTCTCTGACCAGGACCTGCCTCGACGCGTCATAGCGGCCCGAGACCGTGACCATCTGATCCGCTGCGGGAGCGGTGAAGACCTCACCGGGGCGCAGGACGTCGCCGAGCGGCTTGACCTGTTCGATCGTCCGGGTGACGGGCGGCGCCTCGGAGACCGAGCGCGAGAACTGCCACTGGCTCAAGGCAACAAAGACCCATGACACGACGAGCGCTCCGATGAGCGCCGCGATCCACTGGGGCTTGAGGGCAGTTCGGAGCACCTGTTAACGGTACTCCGACAACCTGTAGAAAACGTAAATAGCGCCCTGCCGGCAGGCCCGGCGCGCGGGCACCCCGGGGACTACGGGTCGGCGAAGACGAGCGACGAGTTGATGAGTTCGGCGATGATGTCGGGATCGTTGGCCCGCCGCAGGGAGTCCCGGAAGCCCTGCTTGGAGAGCGAACGCGCCATCGTGGCGAGGACCTCGAGATGCTCGGAGAACGACGAAGCAGGCGTCGCGATGAGCAAGATCACATAGGCGGGCCCGTCCATGGCGCCGAAATCGAGCGCGTGGCCGTACTTCGTGACCCCCACGGCGATCGACGGCTTGGCCACATGCTCGCTGCGCGCATGCGGGAGCCCGATTCCCCCTGGGAGACCGGTGGCGAGCTGGTGCTCGCGTGCTGCGACGTCAGCGAGGAAGGCATCGAGGTCGTCGATCCGTCCCTCGGCGTACATTCGTCCTGCGAGCTGCCGAGTCGCGTCGGCCCGGTCGATGGCCACCATCTCGAGGATGACGAGGCCCGGGGTCGCCAGCTGGGCGTCGTAGCGGTCAAACGATCCGGGCAGAGGCATGCAGGCTACTTTACCGGGACA
Protein-coding sequences here:
- a CDS encoding DUF3817 domain-containing protein; translated protein: MIDPKPAAGRTTGQRRFGGTVAQIRSALKFYRVAAYVTGTMLLLLCAEMIARYAFGQFLYAGGSDAFTGKSFGFGFADAEPAGVVGGANVSITILIVHGWMYVIYLISNFRVWSLMRWPFTRFILMALGGVVPFLSFFVERRMHAEAERELESHPEAGQRY
- a CDS encoding SURF1 family protein, whose protein sequence is MLRTALKPQWIAALIGALVVSWVFVALSQWQFSRSVSEAPPVTRTIEQVKPLGDVLRPGEVFTAPAADQMVTVSGRYDASRQVLVRDRLQDGRTGWWVVTAFTVDGAPAVGGERGTVIPVARGWIASPGQASPPPSGALTLTGRLLPSEAPKAEHDLAPGQIASVSVAQLINVWDVPSYAGFVSVTAQASPAGTPVPAAAGLEPLSIAAQPLEQPVNWLNIFYAVEWVVFAGFSIFLWWRLVRDDYERTQDELADAAAREQTTPDASKASSETGGTP
- a CDS encoding PTS sugar transporter subunit IIA gives rise to the protein MPLPGSFDRYDAQLATPGLVILEMVAIDRADATRQLAGRMYAEGRIDDLDAFLADVAAREHQLATGLPGGIGLPHARSEHVAKPSIAVGVTKYGHALDFGAMDGPAYVILLIATPASSFSEHLEVLATMARSLSKQGFRDSLRRANDPDIIAELINSSLVFADP